The Candidatus Hydrogenedentota bacterium genome includes a window with the following:
- a CDS encoding Gfo/Idh/MocA family oxidoreductase, with protein MSDPLRYVLVGVGGWGAHWRTEVLPRLRELGLACAVGAVDIHREALMLAKESLGLDDAQLFTDPETALAQTRPDFVIIVVPPAHHESVVDSAVRHGCHILSEKPIADTMEACARIYNKVRSAGLKMAVTMSHRFDQDKQTIERAVKSGAYGPLNYVVHRFTHNCRAFGSWGAAFRHQIPDPLLVEGAVHHFDCLRALAASNARRVYTVAWNPPWGEYAGDSTALVTIEMENGVRCFYEGAKANASTMNGWENDYIRAECRDGTLELDARALRVLRGGPWEAPASVSVPLAEQPAWKNAWLAELYVRWLGGGPAPENTLDDNIHCAALLFASIESAHTGRPVDVAEFLGRYVDTAS; from the coding sequence GTGAGCGATCCGTTGCGATACGTGCTCGTCGGCGTTGGCGGCTGGGGCGCACACTGGCGCACGGAAGTGCTGCCGCGCCTGCGCGAACTCGGACTGGCCTGCGCAGTGGGTGCGGTGGACATTCATCGCGAGGCGCTCATGCTCGCCAAGGAATCGCTCGGTCTCGACGACGCGCAACTATTCACCGATCCGGAAACGGCCTTGGCCCAAACCAGGCCGGACTTCGTGATTATTGTCGTACCTCCCGCGCACCACGAATCGGTCGTGGACTCCGCGGTCCGTCACGGCTGCCACATCCTCAGCGAAAAACCCATCGCCGATACGATGGAGGCCTGCGCGCGAATCTACAACAAGGTGCGCTCCGCGGGACTGAAGATGGCGGTGACCATGAGCCACCGCTTCGATCAGGACAAGCAAACGATCGAACGCGCTGTGAAGAGCGGCGCGTACGGCCCACTCAATTATGTTGTTCACCGGTTCACGCACAATTGCCGCGCGTTCGGCAGTTGGGGCGCCGCATTTCGCCATCAAATTCCCGACCCGCTGCTCGTCGAAGGCGCCGTACACCACTTCGATTGCCTTCGCGCGCTCGCGGCGTCGAACGCGCGCCGCGTGTACACCGTCGCGTGGAACCCGCCGTGGGGCGAATACGCCGGCGACTCGACTGCCCTTGTCACGATCGAAATGGAGAACGGCGTCCGCTGTTTCTACGAAGGCGCGAAAGCCAACGCGAGCACGATGAACGGCTGGGAGAACGATTACATCCGCGCGGAATGCCGCGACGGCACGCTGGAACTCGACGCGCGCGCCCTTCGCGTGCTTCGCGGGGGACCCTGGGAAGCGCCGGCATCGGTATCGGTTCCGCTCGCGGAACAGCCCGCGTGGAAAAATGCATGGCTGGCGGAGCTTTACGTGCGGTGGCTTGGGGGCGGCCCGGCGCCGGAGAATACTCTTGACGACAACATCCATTGCGCAGCGCTGCTGTTCGCCTCGATCGAATCGGCCCACACCGGCCGGCCGGTGGACGTAGCCGAATTTCTGGGCCGTTACGTCGACACTGCGTCCTGA
- a CDS encoding cupin domain-containing protein gives MPVIRTTENEMGAGNRPDWSRVTSAGIFRVPATGGTFDCHYHDCDEYWLIFAGKAKVLSEGNTYYLKRGDILCTKAGDEHDVIEVYDDLEGFWFEDATPPGGRIGHLHRDDEKAKGHAVPCMPLPEDFPA, from the coding sequence ATGCCCGTAATTCGCACGACCGAAAACGAAATGGGCGCGGGCAACCGCCCGGACTGGTCCCGCGTTACCAGCGCGGGAATCTTTCGCGTGCCTGCAACGGGCGGCACATTCGATTGCCACTACCACGACTGCGACGAGTATTGGCTCATTTTCGCGGGCAAGGCAAAGGTGCTGTCCGAGGGGAACACCTACTACCTGAAGCGCGGGGACATCCTCTGCACCAAAGCGGGCGACGAGCATGACGTGATCGAAGTGTACGACGACCTCGAGGGGTTCTGGTTCGAGGACGCAACGCCGCCCGGCGGGCGAATCGGTCACTTGCACCGCGACGATGAAAAGGCGAAGGGCCATGCTGTTCCGTGTATGCCGTTGCCCGAGGACTTCCCCGCGTGA
- the ppk1 gene encoding polyphosphate kinase 1: MNNLFQIREISTLSFNERVLQEAEDKRSPLMERLKFLGIFSSNMDEFFKVRVASIHRRLEMGKKGMADVLEIIGDKTRELDERFRQAYAEIISGLEAEGIKLLTETDLAGQSDQLKEWVTDYFCANVLPFVVPILIREDQPFPALKDGAVYFAIKMWGEKTRYAVLEIPPEAPRFVQLPNGNIMYVDDVIRYCLDRVFYIFEYSRIEAFEFKISRDAELDIDNDFSEGYVRKMERVLKQRKGGRPTRLVYDATMPSGLLKLLQKELRIIKDDTLIPGGRYHNMKDLIKFPCSRPDLAYPKLDPVPHPILDANVRTPMIDIIRKQDVLVTYPYQSFDHVVRLLREAAIDPKVEEIRMTMYRAATRSQIVNALANAARNGKRIFVSIELQARFDEQNNIKISEFLTELGAQVAYGLPPMKTHAKLLLIKRKGGAIAGYSTGNFNEATGRLYVDCMLFTADKRLTAEAEEVFAFLDRASKMHTVAEPKFKHLMVSPFTTRKMLTKLIAREKAKGPDGYICLKVNHLTDLKIIEKIREAADAGVQMHLIVRTTYAMLPHPNIRAISILDRFLEHQRIFIFGRGEDRRVYMSSSDLMERNLDWRVEVAFPVYDPHLMQEIVDVVALQVADTFKARELDEFQSNKYVVNGAGSHQAQVETYQYYKELAHQAKLLDEIPAHSLS; the protein is encoded by the coding sequence ATGAATAACCTTTTCCAGATTCGCGAAATCTCCACGCTTTCGTTTAACGAGCGCGTTTTGCAGGAAGCGGAGGACAAGCGAAGCCCGCTCATGGAGCGCCTGAAGTTCCTCGGCATCTTCTCGTCGAACATGGACGAGTTCTTCAAGGTGCGCGTCGCGAGCATCCACCGCCGGCTCGAGATGGGAAAGAAAGGAATGGCCGATGTGCTCGAAATCATCGGCGACAAGACGCGCGAGTTGGACGAGCGGTTCCGCCAGGCGTACGCCGAGATCATTTCGGGCCTCGAAGCCGAAGGGATCAAGCTTCTCACCGAGACCGACCTCGCCGGCCAATCGGACCAACTGAAAGAGTGGGTCACCGACTATTTCTGCGCGAACGTGCTGCCGTTCGTCGTGCCCATCCTCATCCGCGAAGACCAACCGTTTCCCGCGTTGAAGGACGGCGCAGTCTACTTCGCGATCAAGATGTGGGGCGAAAAGACTCGGTACGCCGTTCTCGAGATTCCGCCCGAGGCCCCGCGTTTCGTGCAGTTGCCCAACGGCAACATCATGTACGTCGACGACGTCATCCGCTATTGTCTCGATCGGGTGTTCTACATCTTCGAGTACAGCCGCATCGAAGCGTTCGAGTTCAAGATTTCGCGCGACGCGGAACTCGACATCGACAACGATTTCTCCGAGGGCTACGTGCGCAAGATGGAGCGCGTGCTCAAGCAGCGCAAGGGCGGCCGCCCGACGCGGCTCGTGTACGACGCGACAATGCCGTCCGGCCTGCTGAAGCTGCTGCAAAAAGAACTGCGAATTATCAAGGACGACACGCTCATTCCCGGCGGGCGCTACCACAACATGAAGGACCTGATAAAGTTCCCATGTTCGCGCCCGGACCTCGCGTACCCGAAGCTCGATCCCGTGCCGCACCCGATCCTCGATGCGAACGTACGCACGCCCATGATAGACATTATCCGCAAACAGGACGTGCTCGTGACGTACCCGTACCAGTCGTTCGATCACGTCGTCCGGCTGTTGCGCGAGGCGGCGATCGATCCGAAGGTCGAGGAAATCCGCATGACAATGTACCGCGCGGCCACGCGTTCGCAAATCGTGAACGCGCTGGCGAACGCCGCGCGGAACGGCAAACGCATCTTCGTTTCGATCGAGTTGCAGGCGCGGTTCGACGAGCAGAACAACATCAAGATTTCCGAGTTCCTTACCGAACTCGGCGCGCAGGTCGCATACGGTCTGCCTCCGATGAAGACGCACGCGAAATTGCTCCTCATCAAGCGCAAGGGCGGCGCGATCGCGGGGTACTCCACGGGCAATTTCAACGAGGCGACCGGACGGCTTTACGTCGATTGCATGCTCTTCACCGCGGACAAGCGGCTGACCGCCGAAGCGGAGGAAGTCTTCGCCTTCCTCGACCGGGCGTCGAAAATGCACACCGTGGCCGAACCGAAGTTCAAGCATTTGATGGTGTCGCCGTTTACGACGCGCAAGATGCTGACGAAACTCATCGCGCGGGAAAAAGCGAAGGGGCCTGACGGGTACATCTGCCTAAAGGTCAATCACCTAACCGACCTAAAGATTATCGAGAAGATTCGCGAAGCCGCGGACGCCGGGGTGCAGATGCACCTGATCGTGCGCACGACCTACGCCATGCTGCCTCACCCCAACATTCGCGCAATCTCGATCTTGGACCGGTTCCTCGAACACCAGCGGATTTTCATCTTTGGCCGCGGCGAGGACCGCCGCGTGTACATGAGTTCGTCCGACCTGATGGAACGCAACCTCGACTGGCGCGTCGAGGTCGCGTTTCCTGTATACGACCCGCACCTCATGCAGGAAATCGTCGACGTCGTGGCGTTGCAGGTCGCCGACACCTTCAAAGCGCGCGAGCTCGACGAGTTTCAGTCGAACAAGTACGTCGTGAACGGCGCCGGATCGCACCAGGCCCAGGTCGAAACCTACCAGTACTACAAAGAACTCGCCCATCAGGCGAAGCTGCTCGACGAAATCCCCGCGCATTCGCTGAGTTGA